The Tenrec ecaudatus isolate mTenEca1 chromosome 6, mTenEca1.hap1, whole genome shotgun sequence genome has a window encoding:
- the LOC142450932 gene encoding olfactory receptor 6C76-like: protein MKNQSSVKEFILLGITDDPEINILIFLFLFFTYILSITGNLTIIILTLVDSHLKTPMYFFLRNFSLLEISFTTVCIPRFLVSILTGDRTISYHACLAQVFFFILLGSTEFFLLTAMSYDRYVAICKPLHYTTVMSSRLCIRLVISSWVVGFLIIFPPVIMGLQLDFCDSNVIDHFVCDYSPMLLISCTDTAYLQLMGFIIAIFTLIFTLSLVILSYVFILRTILKIPSAEQRKKAFSTCSSHMFVVSISYGSCIFMYVKTSAEEGLAFSKGVAVLNTSVAPMLNPFIYSLRNQQVKQAFKTLLTRCFSNKCQL, encoded by the coding sequence ATGAAAAACCAGTCTTCTGTGAAGGAGTTCATTCTACTGGGAATAACCGATGACCCAGAAAtcaacattttgatttttctatttctatttttcaCATATATACTGAGTATAACTGGAAATCTGACAATTATCATTCTTACTCTGGTTGATTCCCACCTCAAAACTCCCATGTATTTCTTTCTTAGGAATTTCTCTCTTCTGGAAATCTCATTCACAACTGTTTGCATTCCTAGATTTTTGGTCAGCATTCTTACAGGAGACAGGACCATTTCCTATCATGCTTGCCTGGCCCAGGTCTTTTTCTTCATACTGCTTGGTTCAACAGAATTTTTTCTCCTGACTGCCATGTCCTATGACCGTTACGTGGCTATCTGTAAGCCGTTGCATTACACAACAGTCATGAGCAGCAGACTCTGCATCCGGCTTGTGATTAGTTCGTGGGTTGTTGGGTTTCTCATTATCTTCCCACCCGTGATCATGGGGCTTCAACTGGATTTCTGTGACTCCAACGTCATTGATCATTTTGTCTGTGACTATTCTCCTATGCTGCTGATCTCCTGCACAGACACAGCGTACCTACAGCTGATGGGATTTATCATTGCAATATTTACTCTTATATTCACATTATCACTGGTGATTCTTTCCTATGTATTCATTCTAAGAACAATTCTGAAAATTCCCTCTGCTGAACAGAGGAAAAAGGCTTTTTCCACCTGTTCCTCCCACATGTTTGTTGTTTCCATTTCTTATGGAAGCTGCATTTTCATGTATGTAAAGACCTCGGCGGAAGAAGGACTTGCTTTCAGCAAAGGTGTAGCAGTGCTGAATACTTCTGTGGCTCCAATGTTGAATCCATTCATTTACTCCCTGAGGAACCAACAGGTGAAACAGGCCTTTAAGACGTTACTGACAAGGTGTTTCTCAAATAAATGTCAGCTATAA
- the LOC142450933 gene encoding olfactory receptor 6C2-like: MRNHTVVTTFVLLGLTDDPNWQIVIFLFLLLTYLLSAIGNLTIILLCLLDSHLKTPMYFFLRNFSFLELSFTSACIPRYMFSLVTKDNTISYGACLIQVFFSILFGASEFFLLAAMSYDRYVAICKPLHYMTIMNNRVCSQLVVTCWLAGLLTISPGLIMGLRLEFCDANEIDHFVCDYSPILKLSCTDTQAIALLGVSSATFTLLVTLALVILSYAYILRTILKIPSAQQRKKAFSTCSSHMVVISISYGSCIFVFIKPPAEQSVAINKGITVLNTSIAPFLNPFIYTLRNKQVKNALNDIIKKCIFITFKK; encoded by the coding sequence ATGAGAAATCACACAGTGGTGACAACATTCGTGCTCCTAGGACTAACGGATGACCCAAACTGGCAAAttgtaatttttctttttctgctccTAACATATTTATTGAGTGCCATTGGAAATCTGACAATTATCTTGCTCTGTCTGCTGGATTCACACCTTAAAACACCCATGTATTTCTTCCTTCGAAACTTTTCATTTTTAGAATTGTCATTCACATCTGCCTGCATCCCCAGGTATATGTTTAGCCTTGTGACTAAGGATAACACTATTTCCTATGGGGCTTGTTTGATACAAGTGTTTTTTTCTATCCTGTTTGGTGCATCAGAGTTTTTCTTGTTGGCTgccatgtcctatgaccgctacgTGGCCATATGCAAACCTCTTCACTATATGACAATTATGAACAACAGAGTTTGTAGCCAGCTTGTTGTTACCTGTTGGTTGGCTGGCTTGTTAACAATCTCTCCTGGTCTCATCATGGGTTTGCGGTTGGAATTCTGTGACGCTAATGAAATTGATCACTTTGTATGTGACTATTCTCCTATACTGAAACTTTCCTGCACAGACACTCAGGCCATAGCATTGCTAGGTGTTTCATCAGCCACTTTCACATTGCTTGTTACGTTGGCGCTAGTGATACTCTCTTATGCATACATCCTCAGAACAATTCTGAAGATCCCTTCTGCCCAGCAGAGGAAGAAGGCATTTTCTACCTGTTCCTCCCACATGGTTGTGATCTCTATCTCTTATGGAAGCTgcatttttgtgtttattaaaCCTCCCGCAGAGCAAAGTGTAGCTATAAACAAAGGGATAACAGTGCTCAACACCTCAATCGCGCCATTCTTAAACCCTTTCATATATACCCTCAGAAATAAACAAGTAAAAAATGCTCTAAATGATATAATTAAAAAATGCATCTTTATTACATTTAAGAAATAG